Below is a genomic region from Leptolyngbyaceae cyanobacterium.
ACCGCTTGCGCCATGTGGCAGAGTTGAATCGGATGGGGGCAGATATTCGGCTCAAGGGTAATCATGCAATTATCCGAGGTGTACCGATGTTGTCTGGCGCACCAGTATTGGCGACGGATTTACGAGCTTCGGCAGCTTTGGTACTGGCAGGATTAGCTGCGGAAGGAAAAACCATCATCAAGGGATTGCAACATCTCGATCGAGGATATGAAAATCTCGATACGAAATTGCTAAATGTAGGAGCTAGGTTGCAACGGCGACAGGCTGAGGGAGAAGCAGAAAAAGATCAGGCAACTCCTGCTACTTTAGCTGGCTAAAACAGCTGATTTCCTCTTTTTTAAGCGATATGGGCAGTTGAATAGCCTGCCTGTAGCGCTTACCCGATAAATTAAAGGAGGGAAAAAAGGTAGAAATTACTGGCATATTGAGTCGAATCAAGCTGTTGGCTTTTTACTTTTTTGACTGATAGTGTGAGTTATAAATAAAGTTCCAGGGTACTTACCAATCGGGGTGCATTTTACTCAAATCTTTGAAGGCAGACTAAGATCTTTGGTAGGGGCGGCTGGTTGGTCGCTTTTTCAATTGCTGGTCAGACTTAAGTTGTTGTTTGTTTAGATCTTCGATTCATGTCTGTAAAAACATCCCTAATCGGTCTGAAGGCAGACCATTTTCGTCACCCGTTGGATTTAGAAGCTACTCTGGCGCTCAAGCAGTTGCCAGGTTTTGATATGATGGTGCGGAATTTGCTCGGGCCGCTGGCTGAACAGGTTTTTTATTTGGAAAATATCGCAGCTAGCGTGCTGGTGGGTGAGAAGCAGTTGCCCCATCTGTACGAGATGTTGATCGAATCTTGTCGCGTGTTGGATTTAGAACCGCCGCAGTTGTACGTGCGCCAGCATCCGGTGCCGAATGCTTATACTTTTGCGATGCGGGGTAAGCAGCCGTTTGTGGTGGTGCATACTTCTCTGATCGATTTGCTGACGCCGGAGGAAGTTCAGGCGGTGATCGCCCATGAGTTGGGCCATTTGAAGTGCGATCACGGGGTTTATTTGACGATCGCGAATATTCTCATTTTGGCAGCGGGTCAATTGCCGAATTTGGGGGGCTGGATCGCCCAAAACCTGCAAGCGCAGATGTTGCAGTGGGTGCGCTGTGCTGAGTTTACTTGCGATCGCGCGGCATTGCTAGCGATTCAAGACCCGAAAGTAGTCAGTTCCCTGTTGATGAAGCTGGCAGGTGGGTCGCCGACTTTAGCGCCGCAGTTGAATCTGGAGGCGTTTTTAGAGCAGGCACGAGCTTATGATGATATTAGTAACAGCGAGTTAGGGGAAATGCTCAAGCAAGCCCAAACTGCTGGTTTGACTCATCCGGTACCGGTTTTGCGGGCGCGAGAGATCGATCGTTGGGCGAGCAGCAAAGAATATAATTCCCTCTTGCAAAATAATGGAAAGTCTGATTATAATAGTAAAGCTTCACCCAAGGGCGGGTGGCGAAACTGGTAGACGCAGCAGACTCAAAATCTGCCGGTAGCAATACTATGAGAGTTCGATTCTCTCCCCGCCCATATTTTTCATTACCTTGCTAGGCAAAGCGATCAAGGTTCCTTGCCTGCAACAAACTGACTTCGCTTACTCAAAACTTTCTCAATCAATTCGCCAACAGTATCTTCAAAGCTGGATCTAGGAAGTGGTAGATTAAAGCGTTGACACTCACCGCGTTTTTAGGGCAGTGATTCTTCATTCACAGACCCAACTTGCTCACACAGGATTTCTCCAACGTGAGTAGAGGTCGAATCTCCTGAAGCGTTCGGATCTAAGATCCGGGTTCCTACGTGACCCGTAGTACCCAAGGCTAGATTCAGAATATTGATTGCCGCATTCCAATCTCTATCTAACACAAAACTACATTGACAGGCATGGGTTCTCATAGACAAAGATTTTTTGACTACTGCACCACAATTAGAGCATTGCTGTGAAGTGTAAGCAGGATTAACCGCAACAGTTACCCGACCAAACTTCGTCCCGAAATACTCTAACCATTTTCTGAACTGATACCAACCAGCATCATTAATCGACTTGGCAAGACAGTGATTTTTCACTAAATTCTTAACTCTTAAATTTTCGTAAGCTACAAAGTCGTTAGACCTGATTACGCAACGCGCCAGTTTCTTGGCGTGTTCCTCACGTTGCCTACTTATTTTCAGATGAGTCCTGCCTAGTCTGTTAATGGCTTTCTTACGATTAGTAGAGCCTTTAATTTTACGAGAAACACGGCGTTGATAGAATTTCAATCGTTTCTCACTTGTGCGATAAAACTTAGGGTTAGGTTCTGTATGTCCGTTGCTATCGGTGTAAAACTCTTTAATTCCCACATCCAATCCAACAGTTTTACCAGTCGGTTTAATCTCTACTTTGACATCAGCTTTTACTAAAAACTGCACATAGTAGCCATCAGCACGACGAACCAATCTCACACGCTTTATCTGTTCTATTTGGTAGAAGTTTAAATCCCACGTTCCTTTGAGTTTCAGCTTGCCAATCCCTTTTTTGTCAGTAAAAGTGATTTGTTTCCTCGTTTCAGACAGCGACCATCCAGAGGTTTTATATTCAACTGAACGGTTATTTTTCTTAAACTGTGGATACCCCTTTTTACCTGGAACTGATTTTTTACAGTTGTCGTAAAACCGAGCAATTGCCGTATAAGCCCTTTCAACTGCGACTTGGCAGGCATGAGAGTTTAAAGCTTTCACAAATGGATACTCAGCTCTTAATGCCGTATTGTGACGATATAGCTCTTTTTGTCCTACACCTGGGTGATCCATCCAGTAACGGAGACACTTATTGCGAACAAATTGAGCCGTTCTTAGAGCCTCATCTATGGCGGCGTATTGAGTTGTTTTTCCTTTTGCTTTAAACTCTAAAACAATCATTCGACGTGGAAAAACACTACGCCGAAATTCTAACACAACACCCGCCGTCGAACGGCGGGGCTTGAAACCCATCAATTTTGGTAATTGTCATCTTAGAATATATACCCAGTGGAACAAGGATCGAGCAAGGCCGTGCATTTTTTAATCCCCGCAGCTGGGATGGGGCGTCGCATGGGCAGCGATCGCAATAAATTGCTGCTGACATTGTTAGGCAAACCTTTGATTGCCTGGACGCTGCTAGCTGCCGAAGCTTCTACTACAGTGAAGTGGATCGGTATTATTTGTCAGCCGGAAGATCTGCCTGACCTGAAAAGTATTTTGGCTGATTTGTCTCTCAGCAAACCAGTAGAATTCATTCAGGGAGGGGCAACTCGTCAAGAATCGGTGTATAACGGTTTGCAAGGATTACCTGCTGACGCGCAACGGGTATTGATTCACGATGGTGCTAGGTGTTTAGCAACTCCCGATTTATTCGATCGCTGTACGGAAGCA
It encodes:
- a CDS encoding M48 family metallopeptidase, whose translation is MSVKTSLIGLKADHFRHPLDLEATLALKQLPGFDMMVRNLLGPLAEQVFYLENIAASVLVGEKQLPHLYEMLIESCRVLDLEPPQLYVRQHPVPNAYTFAMRGKQPFVVVHTSLIDLLTPEEVQAVIAHELGHLKCDHGVYLTIANILILAAGQLPNLGGWIAQNLQAQMLQWVRCAEFTCDRAALLAIQDPKVVSSLLMKLAGGSPTLAPQLNLEAFLEQARAYDDISNSELGEMLKQAQTAGLTHPVPVLRAREIDRWASSKEYNSLLQNNGKSDYNSKASPKGGWRNW
- a CDS encoding transposase encodes the protein MGFKPRRSTAGVVLEFRRSVFPRRMIVLEFKAKGKTTQYAAIDEALRTAQFVRNKCLRYWMDHPGVGQKELYRHNTALRAEYPFVKALNSHACQVAVERAYTAIARFYDNCKKSVPGKKGYPQFKKNNRSVEYKTSGWSLSETRKQITFTDKKGIGKLKLKGTWDLNFYQIEQIKRVRLVRRADGYYVQFLVKADVKVEIKPTGKTVGLDVGIKEFYTDSNGHTEPNPKFYRTSEKRLKFYQRRVSRKIKGSTNRKKAINRLGRTHLKISRQREEHAKKLARCVIRSNDFVAYENLRVKNLVKNHCLAKSINDAGWYQFRKWLEYFGTKFGRVTVAVNPAYTSQQCSNCGAVVKKSLSMRTHACQCSFVLDRDWNAAINILNLALGTTGHVGTRILDPNASGDSTSTHVGEILCEQVGSVNEESLP
- the ispD gene encoding 2-C-methyl-D-erythritol 4-phosphate cytidylyltransferase; amino-acid sequence: MHFLIPAAGMGRRMGSDRNKLLLTLLGKPLIAWTLLAAEASTTVKWIGIICQPEDLPDLKSILADLSLSKPVEFIQGGATRQESVYNGLQGLPADAQRVLIHDGARCLATPDLFDRCTEALFRHQGLIAAIPVKDTIKIVDEANFIRDTPNRSYLWAAQTPQGFDVQLLKECHEKGRQLGWEVTDDAALFERCGFPVLIVEGEETNLKVTTPVDLAIAEFILRQRLGEG